The window GCACATCTCACATCTCATTCTCAGGTCTAAGCCCTCTCACGGTCTTTCCCGTTCTCCAAAGCTCGCTCTCCCTGATCTCTGCCAGCTCCTTAGCCAACGTTTCGCGATAGTCGGGTCTACGGGCAGCCTCAATGGCAATGGCAGCCTCCTTACCTTCGCGCACACTTTGGTATAGCTCCTCAAAAACAGGACGAGTAGCCTCCCTAAACTTATGTCTCCAGTCCAGCGCACCACGTTGTGCCGTTACCGAGCAGTTGGCATACATCCAATCCATCCCATTCTCGGCAACTAGCGGCATAAGACTCTGCGTAAGCTCCTCTACCGTCTCATTAAAAGCCTCCGACGGCGTATGCCCCTTCTCTCTTAGTACCGCATACTGCGCTTCAAAGATTCCGGCAATGGCTCCCATTAGCACACCTCGTTCTCCCGTTAAATCGGAGTACACTTCTCGTTTAAAGTCGGTTTCGAACAGGTACCCCGAGCCTACTCCTACTCCATAGGCAATAACTCGTTCATACGCCTTGCCGCTAGCATTCTGGTAGATGGCATAGCTCGAGTTCAAACCCTTTCCCTGCAAAAACAACCGGCGTAAAGATGTTCCCGAGCCCTTTGGTGCCACCAAAACAACATCAACATCGGCCGGAGGAACAATTCCTGTCTGATCATTAAAGGTGATACCAAATCCATGCGAGAATCCCAGCGTTTTTCCTGCCGATAGGTGCTTGCTTACGGTTGCCCAACCGTCAATTTGTCCCCCATCAGACAATAGAAACTGCAGATAGGTTCCCCTATGGCAAGCCTCATCAATATCAAAGAGGTCTTTGCCTACTACCCAACCGTCGTTGATGGCCTTATTCCAGCTGGGCGAGTTTTTTCGTTGGCCAACAATCACGTTAAACCCATTATCTCTAAGATTCAGCGCCTGCCCTGGCCCCTGTACACCGTAGCCAAGCACTGCAATTACCTCATTCTTCATCACCTCTAGCGCCTTCTCTAACGGAAACTCTGCGCGTGTTACTACGTTCTCCTGAACGCCTCCAAAATCTAATAGTGCCATTGTTATTCTGTTTAAAAGTTATTCATAATAGATTCATTTGTAAAAAGCACGATGTGGATTTACCTCCCTGCCCTGCAGCTATGCCACTCCTTCGTTGCTACACGTAGCCTTTAGCGACTAAACCAACTTTTCTGAGACGCCTTTCTAGCTATTCTTTTCTACCTCGTGCTAACTGGGACAATACAGCCTTACTGCAGGTAAACCAAGGGGTAATCCATCATCGAACTCATCTCTGGTTAAGACACACCTAACGGAACGACCCTACTCATTCGCTGTCTCTTTATGGGCACATCCACCTTGGTATGGTAGGTTAGATGCGTATCTAGCACATCTACCGCCCTATTTATTTGTAGCTGTAGCTTATTTGCCTCGTCACGCTCGGCCACAAACACAATCCGGTATAGCGAGCTTCCTGTCTGGCTCTGCGAGCTTACGCTTAGCACTTCCATATGCCTGCGGCTAAACATCATCAGCACCTTGGTAAGCATACTTATGTGCTCGGCGCTATGCACCACCATCTCAAAATGTTCCTTCATCGTTCTATTTTTTAGTTACTTTAGTCTTACCTCGTTCACGGCGCATCCTGCTGGTACCATCGGGAATACGTTATCCTCCTTCTCTACCACAACCTCCAAAAAGTAGGGACCGCTACATTTTAGCATCCGCTCTACGGCCAACGGCAGTTCCTCCTGCTTGTCCACCTTCTCGTATGGTATTCCATACCCCTTTACAATCATTCCAAAATCAGGATTGCTCATCTCCACAAACGAGTAGCGTTTCTCGAAAAAGAGTTCCTGCCACTGCCGCACCATTCCTAGGAAGTTATTGTTTAGCAATACTATTTTCACGGGGATATTCTCGTTCGAGATGGTTCCCAACTCCTGAATTTTCATCTGCAGTCCACCATCTCCAATCACCGCAACCGTGGTTCTGTGCAGTGCTCCAAGTGCCGCCCCCATCGAAGCAGGAAGCCCAAAGCCCATTGTACCCAACCCTCCAGAGGTTATCTGGCTTCTTTGCCGCTTAAATGGATAGTATCTCGATGTCACCATCTGATGCTGCCCCACATCGGTAACTACCACGGCCTCTCCTTCAGTTTTTTCAGCAACCTCTTTCACTACCATCCCCATAGTAATCCCCTTTTTAGGATGTAGCTGATTTTCGATAACCTCTTGCTGCTCCGTAGCCATACATTCCTTAAAGCGCGCTACCCAACTTCCATGCTCCCTCCTACTTATGCAAGCACACAAGGCCTCCAACGCCTCCTTTGCATCGGCAAGTACAGGAACATCAACAGGTACGTTCTTTCCAATCTCTGCTTCATCAATATCTATGTGGATGATCTTCGCTTTTTTGGCATAGCGCGATAAATCTCCCGTAACCCTGTCGTCAAAGCGCATTCCTACGGCAACCAGCAGGTCACACTCATTGGTAAGCAAGTTCGGACCATAATTTCCGTGCATTCCCAGCAATCCCACATACAAAGGATGATCTGTAGGGAACGAAGAGAGCCCCAAAAGTGTCTGCGCTACAGGAATCCCGCTTATTTCAGCCAGCTGCAGCAGCTCTTTCTCAGCCCCCGATAGCGTAACGCCTTGCCCTACCAGCATCATTGGCCTACAAGCCTCATTTATCAGCGCAGCAGCCGCCTCTACCTGCTTCATGCTTAGCGTTGGCTTAACTTTAACTCCCTTAGAGCTACTCCACGGAGTGTAGCTGTATGGCGCCTTAGCAAACTGTATATCCTTGGGGATATCAACCAGCACAGGCCCAGGCCTACCGCTACGCGCAATGTAAAAGGCTCGTGCAATAACATCGGGAATCTCCTCCACGCTTCTAATCTGCACGCTCCACTTGGTTATCGGCAGCGAAATATTCATGATATCAATCTCCTGAAAGGCATCAGTTCCCAACAGCTTACCGCCAACCTGTCCTGTAAGGCACACCACAGGCGTACTATCTAGATAGGCGTCTGCAATTCCCGTTACAAGGTTGGTAGCGCCTGGTCCCGAGGTCGCCAAGGCAACGCCAACCTTTCCGCTACTACGGGCATAGCCCTGCGCGGCGTGTATCGCCCCCTGCTCGTGGCGCACTAGAATATGCCTCAGCTCATTCTTATAATCAAAAAGCGCATCGTAAGTTGGCATAATGCCTCCTCCTGGATACCCAAAAAGGATGTCTACATTCTCGCAAAGCAACGTTCGTACAATAGCCTCAGCGCCCGTTATCGGCTGCTCGCTTCTGCGCAGCGTTTCGCCATACTGAATATTTTCCATAGTCTACTATCTATCCGTTATACATCCTTTCGATGCGCTCGATACTAAAGCGGCATACTTGTACAGGTAGCCCGTCGTTGCGGTGGGCGCTGGCGCTTTCCAGCCCTTTCTGCGCGACTCAAACTCCGCGTCGCTCACATTCGCAGCTAAGGTGTTCTGCTCCGCATCAATGGTTATCACATCCCCATCTTCAATCAACCCTAGCGGACCTCCAACTGCCGCTTCTGGGGTTATATGTCCAACAACAAAGCCATGCGAACCTCCCGAAAATCGGCCATCGGTTATCAGCGCAACCTCCTTACCCAATCCAGCACCCATAATCGCCGATGTAGGCTTAAGCATCTCTGGCATACCAGGTCCTCCTTTCGGTCCAACGTTACGAATCACCACCACATCGCCCTTTACAACCTTACCCGTCGAGATTCCCTCGTTGGCAGCCGCCTCTCCATCAAAAACTTTTGCTCGTCCTGTAAAACGAATCCCCTCTTTGCCGGTTATTTTGGCTACTGCGCCTTCTGGCGCTAGGTTTCCATACATAACTCTTAGGTGTCCCGATGATTTTAGCGGCCGTTCTAGCGGAACAATCACATCTTGCTCTTCCGAAAGATCTGCTGCCTCTGCAAGATTCTCTGCCAACGTCTTCCCTGTTACGGTTAGGCAGTCACCATACAAAAAACCTTTCTTCAGCAGGTACTTCATCACTGCAGGAGTTCCTCCTATGGCATGAATATCCTCCATCATGTACTTACCGCTGGGTTTTAGGTCGCCAATAAGCGGCGTTTTATCGCTAATTCGCTGAAAGTCGGTTAGCAAAAGCTCCACTCCAATTGTCTTGGCCATGGCCAGCAGGTGGAGCACCATGTTGGTCGATCCACCCAGCGCAATGGCCACGGTTATGGCATTCTCAAATGCCTTTTTAGTAAGGATATCGCTTGGTTTTATGTCTTTCTCAAGAAGTTGAAGCATTGCCTCGCCTGCAGCAACACACTCCTGCTGCTTTTCCTTGCTCACCGCAGGATTCGAGGAGGAATAGGGCAACGACAACCCCAAAGCTTCAATAGCCGTTGCCATCGTGTTGGCCGTATACATCCCTCCGCAAGCACCAGGCCCCGGACAGCTCTTCCTGATGATACTCTTGTACTCCAACTCGTCTATATTGCCTGCTACCCGTTCGCCATACGCCTCAAAAGCCGAAACGATGTTCAACTTTTTGCCATTGTGTACTCCTGCAGCAATGGTTCCTCCATACACAACTATCGAGGGGCGATTTAAGCGTGCCATTGCCATTACAGCCCCCGGCATATTCTTATCGCAGCCAACAACGGCAATAACACCGTCGTAGTGCTGAGCGCTTACCACCGTTTCAATGCTATCTGCAATAACTTCCCTCGAAGGAAGAGAGTAGCGCATCCCCTCTGTCCCATTTGCAATACCATCACTCACCCCAATGGTATGAAAAATCAGCCCAAGCAGCTCCTTTTTCGAACAACCTTGCTTTACCTCCTTAGCCAGATCATTCAAATGCATATTACATGGATTTCCTTCGTAACCAGTGCTTACAATACCTACCTGAGGCTTCTTCAAATCTTCCTCTGTTAGCCCAAGCGCGTAAAACATCGCTTGCGAAGCAGGTAGCGTATCGTTCTGCGTTACATTTCTGCTGTACTTATTCAACTCCATGACAAAAAATTGTTTTTATTACGTTAGGTATCAGTTAATATCAAAAAAAAAATCCTGCCTCTTTTCGGTGAGACAGGATCGTACTATTGCGCTAACACACTATACTCCAGCCTCACCCACTCGGTAGAATGACGATAATAATGAGCACAATAATGACGCTAATTCGACCTGCCAAATGCAGGCGAATCAGACTTCCTAATCCTACTATGTTCGAGAATTCTCTCATGCTCATTTTCCGTTTCCGTCCGTTTCCTATTCTACTCTACTCTAAAAACAAAAAAGCCTTCGCGGTTTTGTCCGGAAGGCTCGTGCTCATATCTTGCAGCTGCATACTACCCTCCGAACTGTGACCTAAAAATCACAATGACTAGAAAGCTAATAATATGCAGGCCAAAATTCGACATCACAATTGTTGTGTTTTGTTCGGTTGCAATATAGGGAACTATTATTTTGATGGTACAACATTTTTAAAGGTTTATTTCTAAATATTTTTTGAGACACCAAAACATCCACACGCAAACATCTACAAAACAAACAAATAAACCACCAATTTTTATTTTGTTAATTTTTACACAAGCCTGTTTTTTACCATTTATCAACATTAATGCACCATTTTAGTTTCACCTACAAAAAAGATATTCAGATATAAATTATAGCAACAGATATAAAGCCATACTAAGATTGGCACGAACGAATTTAAGCGCAACCAATAATTTCAAAACAAATTATTACATGCCGTTATCTTCCTGTCAACACCTACTTTTCACCATCAAAAAACTCTTTTTTACCATCAAAACGTCATTTTTTTGTCAACTTCCCCAAATAACGTCCAAAATAGCCATGCAAAACAGCCGTCTTTATAAAGTAAAACAGCCCAAAATCAGAGAGCATTTATCCCTCAATAGCTATCTTCGTCCAAAATTTATTCAATGGATTTCAGCCTTCGCAACAACATCATCAACCTTTATGTAGTTAAAATAGCCAAATGGTTCATGCTGGTTATGCCTATTGTTGTACTTTTCTATAATGCGCACGGGCTAAGCATGAAAGAGGTGTTCATCCTCCAAGCAATCTACTCTATTTCGATAGTTGCTTGGGAAATTCCATCTGGTTATGTAGCCGATGTAATTGGACGGAAAAAAAGTTTGGTCATTGGAGCCGTACTCGGATTTCTTGGATACCTTATATATAGCTGCACGTATGGATTCTGGGGCTTTGTATTGGCCGAGGTTACGTTAGGCATTGGTCAAAGCATGATATCCGGTGCCGATTCTGCGCTTTTATACGACTCGCTCATTCACGCAAAAAAAGAGCGGGAGTACAACCGATACGAAGGGCTAACTACCTCCATCGGAAACTTCGCAGAAGCGTTAGGCGGAATTCTTGGCGGACTTCTAGCTATATATTCTATCAGATATCCGTACTACGCACAGGCTGCAGTTGCGTTTATTGCCATTCCATCATCCATCTTACTAAAGGAGCCTCCTCTAAAAACCCAAAAACGGAAACCAAACTGGACCGACATTTTCAAAATTATAAAGGAAACGCTGCACAGCAACCCTAAGCAGAAATGGAATACCCTTTTCTCTTCATTCACAGGAGCATCAACGCTTACAATGGCTTGGTTTGCCCAACCCTACTTCAACGAAGCCAACCTGCCTATCCAATGGTTTGGCATCGTTTGGACCATCTTAAATCTCGTTGTAGGTATTAGCGCAATTTATGCCTTCAAAATAGAAAAACGGTTTGGTCCTGTAGCAACCGTAACGGGTTTTACCATACTACTTAGCCTATCCTATATCCTGCTCGCTTTGAAAATATGGTTACCAGGCCTATCTATTTTGCTCCTATTCTACATTGCCAGAGGCATAGCCACCCCTACTCTTAAGGATTATGTAAATAGAATTACAGAGTCTGATGTAAGAGCAACGGTTCTATCTATTCGAAATTTCACAATCCGAATAATATTTGCCGTAATGGGCCCAATCTACGGATGGTGTATCGATGCATATGGACTAAAAGAGGCGCTATTTCTAGCTGGTGCTCTCTATTCTCTTTTCAATTTTGTTACCCTTTTCTACTTTATTAAGTACAAAACCTACGAGTAGCATACCTCCTCATGACATCATTTAACGTAATGCGATACATCAACATCCAAAACATTTACAACTATTTACACAAAACACGTATAAAAAAAAGGCATAATATTTGCCAATAAAGGAATAAGAAACGCTGCGGTGAACGTTTTTCTACTACATTTGCCGCACTCTTACTTTGAATTGATGTTGAGATTTTCAATTAATTCGCTAAAGGATTTATTCGAAGAGAGCACGATGCGTTATGCAGGAAACACCGCGTATTCGTATACCAACGGCGAAACCTACACTTACAACGATATTCGTGCAAAAGTAGAAGTAATCCAAGCACAGATGAGCGATTTAGGGCTTACGTCTGGCGACAAGATTGCTATCCTTAGCCAAAACATGCCAAACTGGAACATCGCCTACTTTGCAATTACCACTGCAGGAATGATCGCTGTACCAATCCTACCCGACTTCTCTCCTGCCGAGATATCGAATATACTAGAGCATTCGCAGTCGCGAGCAATATTTGTATCAGACAGGCTACGTTCAAAGATCGAAGAAGAAGCGGTAAGCAAGCTTTCAACTATTTATAGTATAGACAACCTATCCTTAGTAAAAGGCGAAAAAGTTACTTCTAGCGCAACGGTAAAGGCTACGCCTATGCCCGATGACTTAGCGGTTATCATATATACATCAGGAACAACAGGCCGTTCTAAAGGCGTAATGCTTAGCCATAAGAACTTGGCTAGCGAGGTTATGATGGCCTCAGACCTTCAGCCTGTTTATCCCGAAGATGTTTTTCTCTCCATACTTCCCCTTTCCCATACCTACGAATCGTCGTTAGGAATGCTGCTTCCATTCTACGGAGGCTCCTCGGTTGTGTATATGGAGAAACCACCCGCAGCATCAACATTGGTTCCGCTTCTAAAAAAGGTACAACCAACCATAATGCTCAGCGTTCCGCTAATTATCGAAAAGATATACAAAGGGCAAATTCTTCCCAAGTTTACCCAAAGCAAGGTTGTAAAGATGCTCTACTCAATTGCTCCTATTCGCAAAATGCTTAATAGAGTTGCTGGGAAGAAACTGATGGAAACCTTCGGAGGACGTATTCGCTTCTTTGGCATCGGAGGAGCAAAGCTCGATCCTATTGTAGAGAAGTTTTTAATGGAAGCCAAGTTCCCCATCGCCATTGGCTATGGGCTTACCGAAACGGCACCGCTACTGGCTGGCACAAATCCTCAAATGGCAACCTTTCAATCCACAGGTCCAGCCATTAATGGTGTATCTATCCGCATCGACAACCCAAACCCTCAAACGGGGGAAGGCGAAATTGTATGCAGCGGTCCCAATATTATGATGGGCTACTATAAGGACGAGGAGCAAACCAAGGCAGCCTTCACCGAAGATGGCTGGTTTAAAACAGGAGACCTTGGCATTGTCGACAAAAAGGGATTTATCTACATTAAAGGTAGACTAAAAAATATGATACTAGGGCCAAGCGGCGAAAACATCTACCCCGAAGAGATCGAATCTGTAATTAATGAGTATTCTTTTGTGGTCGAATCCTTGGTTGTCGAAAAAAAGGGTAAGCTTGTTGCCATGGTTCACTTTAACTATGAGGAACTAGAGAAGCAGTTCCACCATATGAAGGAGGATGCCATCAGAAGCTTCAACGAAAAGGTCGAGAAGATGAAGGCGGAGCTACAAGACTATGTAAATGCCCGTGTCAACAAGTTCTCTAAGATATCTCTTGTGATAGAACAAAAGGTACAATTTGAGAAAACCCCAACTCATAAAATAAAAAGATACCTATACTGGTAGTCTTTTCTGGAATAATGCTAACAGGCGCTTCGAAATAGAAATTTGAGGCGCCTTGTTAGTTTTAGCCGGCAAACCATCCTCGTTCCTGTGCATAATAGTATATCGAGAGTATATTTTTGCTCCAATTAAAAGAAGCAAACGAAATCAAAGCAGTAAGCAATAGCCTCATCGGCATAAGTTTATTACGCCTCAATTCGTCCTACTTTAACAATCCTGATTGAAGCGCAACATAAACCGCTTCTGTAATATTCTCAACATTTAGCTTTGCGAAGATTCGCTTCTTATAGTACTTGATATAGGTAATATTCTGGTTTAGCATCTTCGCCATCTTTTGCTCGTTGTAGCCTAATGTGGCAAAATGCAGAATGGTAAGCTCCTCTTCCTTTAAGACCGTATTATCATACGGGACAAACTTCTCCTTCAGCGGAAGGTATATCTGCCGCTTATCCCCATCGTACATATAAATAGTCGTTTTCTGAACCTTCTCCCTTCTACCTGGCTTTATTACGCACAAATACACCCATGGTAAACCATCAACATTAAAGTATAACGGATGGCATACGCAGTCTACGTTAACTAGCATTCCCATCTTCGTTCTAAGCTTAAACGATGAGTTTATAACAATGCTTTTCAATGATTTTTCTTGGATTAACGAGGCTATTGTCTGAAAACGAATACGATTTTCCTCTATTTTATCTTCCTGATTCTCGCTTGCAAGTAGCATCCGAATAGCTTCATCTGTATTGCTAGGCAGCTCTTCCCGTTTATATCCTGTCAGAAGGACAAAAGAATCAGAGTAGAAAAAATATTCCCATGCCAAAGCGTCCAACAGCATACATTTTAATCCTATTGAATGGGCCATTATCGAAATATGGCGCTCTATATTTTTAATATCATCATTAAAACCTAGCTTAACCTTTGCTTTATCCATATCTATTTTATTTTCCCAAAAGACCCAACTTGTGAATTGTAAAAAGAGCCTGAGGCATATTCTTTACGTTTAGCCGCATAAACAGCTTATACTTTATATTTTTCAGATCAGGCATTGATATATTCATCTTTTCGCAAATTTCCACTTCACTAAAGCCCTGGCCCGAATAGTTGATTATTTGTAGTTCTGTTGGCGTTAGCTCTACTTTCTTTAATTCTTGAAACTTTTCATTTTTGAAATCATACTTAAAGTTTTTCTCATTTTTGCCATATGATATCACCAAAAAAGGCAAGTCATGCTCCTTCTCTGGCCTGACAATAAAAAGCATGCTGCGAAGCTTATCGCCTACAAAATCTACAGGGATTCCCACTATTGTAAATTGCCGAAAATGCTTGTCTAACTTAAGAAACAGTCCAAACGTCAAGTTAAAGTTCCAGCCTAGATTTTTACCATCAGCGGACAAAAAATGGTGAACCGCCTTGTTTATTTGATTCAGCAGCGCGATTCCCTCCTCATTCAAATGATCCACCCAAAAAGCGTAATCCAACTCCCGTTCAAACTTAGTGTCGCTAATCTTAGGGTTATACGAAGCCATAAAGATCTTCCTACAATACTCATCCACATAGTACAATGTACTTTCGGATATTTTTGCATAAGTGGCAAATGTTATGACATGATTTTCATACGTCACTTCATCAAGCCCCTCCCCAAACTCCATGTTCTCATAAAAAAAAGACAACCGTCCAACCATAACAAAAATTTTATAGGGCTAAATAACTATTCAAACAACACGTTAATAAACTGCAAGAGCGTACTAATAGTAAAGCCCTCCTAATTCATAATATTACACTAACAGGCCGGCATCCCCCATGCGAACCTATATCTACTTCTTACAATCGAATGAAAAAAGATTGATATTATTAGGTTCTGCCAGCAGGTAACATAAATATACAAACCTCTAAACCTTATTATCCATGCAAAGAACCATTAAGTCAATCCAAAGCAAGAAAAACGGCATACTCCAAAAACAAAAATCCTAGAAGATTAATAAACAGAAGACTGACATCCTAGAGATAACCCTCTTTAGCCATATTGTCAACAAGTTTATCATGCAAGATGAGAATGAGTTAATTTAGAATGAAGAAACAGCCATAAAACTAAACACCGAGATCTAAACAAACATTCCCCATATATTTGTTTCGATTAACAAGCTTCGGCCAAAAAACGCCTCAACAACCGCTCTAATTACAATACCGTATGCAACAATTTAGCGGTTTGGGTATTAGACGGATTAAAATAAAAACAAGACCTTGCTAATTGTTTTAAATCTTTACGCCTTAGTTTCGTAAGAATCGGCACCAAAATATAGGCTAAAGTCAACCTATACTTTCTTCTTCTAAATAATATCATCTCTTACAAGACTCCTGCTAAGATTAAAAATGAGCCGCTGTAAAACATGCTTTAACCACTGTTTTAACTGTTTGCAAATATAGAAAACATGTTCAATCAACTACACATGACACCTTTATCGTTTGTGAATTTTAAAACATTAAATATACTTTTGTTTACATTTGAACGACAGCTGGATCTATTCATAAAACGCATTTGTTTATTTATAAAGATATTAACTCACAACAAAAACCTCACACGATCCTTATAAAAGCTCCATGCTGTATCTTTTCATTTTGTATAACAACATACATTTTAAAATCTTTTAATCGACATAGCCTCCCCTCTTTTTATCGTACTCCAAAGCTCAAAACTCTCCCCCAACGCATACTTATCCTTTTAAAGCAAGCATCTACCGCATCTTAATCCTTGCATCCCTCACTCCAATCACTATCCATGCTAATATTCTTTCTATTATAGAGTTAAAGCCTACACCTTCAAATAACGAATTCTATATTACTTCAACCCCAAACCTACACTCAGCAACTTCTCCAACATTTAATGCCACAACCTAAACACCTTGCGTTATGTATTACATATATTAATATTTGTTAGCAGTAGTTTTAATGTTCGTTAGCCATTGTTGTATACTTTTGTCGCAAACATGAACAATCATCTACTTTGTTCATAAATATATTGGTTAAGGGATTTCTAAAGGATAAGCTTTAGTCGATTTCTAAAGAACACCACAGTATAAAAGTATCTACAGAGAGTTTCTTCTCACCTATTTTCGGATACTACGTTTTGTGCTGAAGGAATAGTCGTTTTTACGATTGAACTTACTATACCATATCATGGCTAAAGAT is drawn from Alistipes sp. ZOR0009 and contains these coding sequences:
- the ilvC gene encoding ketol-acid reductoisomerase, with the protein product MALLDFGGVQENVVTRAEFPLEKALEVMKNEVIAVLGYGVQGPGQALNLRDNGFNVIVGQRKNSPSWNKAINDGWVVGKDLFDIDEACHRGTYLQFLLSDGGQIDGWATVSKHLSAGKTLGFSHGFGITFNDQTGIVPPADVDVVLVAPKGSGTSLRRLFLQGKGLNSSYAIYQNASGKAYERVIAYGVGVGSGYLFETDFKREVYSDLTGERGVLMGAIAGIFEAQYAVLREKGHTPSEAFNETVEELTQSLMPLVAENGMDWMYANCSVTAQRGALDWRHKFREATRPVFEELYQSVREGKEAAIAIEAARRPDYRETLAKELAEIRESELWRTGKTVRGLRPENEM
- the ilvB gene encoding biosynthetic-type acetolactate synthase large subunit codes for the protein MENIQYGETLRRSEQPITGAEAIVRTLLCENVDILFGYPGGGIMPTYDALFDYKNELRHILVRHEQGAIHAAQGYARSSGKVGVALATSGPGATNLVTGIADAYLDSTPVVCLTGQVGGKLLGTDAFQEIDIMNISLPITKWSVQIRSVEEIPDVIARAFYIARSGRPGPVLVDIPKDIQFAKAPYSYTPWSSSKGVKVKPTLSMKQVEAAAALINEACRPMMLVGQGVTLSGAEKELLQLAEISGIPVAQTLLGLSSFPTDHPLYVGLLGMHGNYGPNLLTNECDLLVAVGMRFDDRVTGDLSRYAKKAKIIHIDIDEAEIGKNVPVDVPVLADAKEALEALCACISRREHGSWVARFKECMATEQQEVIENQLHPKKGITMGMVVKEVAEKTEGEAVVVTDVGQHQMVTSRYYPFKRQRSQITSGGLGTMGFGLPASMGAALGALHRTTVAVIGDGGLQMKIQELGTISNENIPVKIVLLNNNFLGMVRQWQELFFEKRYSFVEMSNPDFGMIVKGYGIPYEKVDKQEELPLAVERMLKCSGPYFLEVVVEKEDNVFPMVPAGCAVNEVRLK
- the ilvD gene encoding dihydroxy-acid dehydratase, with protein sequence MELNKYSRNVTQNDTLPASQAMFYALGLTEEDLKKPQVGIVSTGYEGNPCNMHLNDLAKEVKQGCSKKELLGLIFHTIGVSDGIANGTEGMRYSLPSREVIADSIETVVSAQHYDGVIAVVGCDKNMPGAVMAMARLNRPSIVVYGGTIAAGVHNGKKLNIVSAFEAYGERVAGNIDELEYKSIIRKSCPGPGACGGMYTANTMATAIEALGLSLPYSSSNPAVSKEKQQECVAAGEAMLQLLEKDIKPSDILTKKAFENAITVAIALGGSTNMVLHLLAMAKTIGVELLLTDFQRISDKTPLIGDLKPSGKYMMEDIHAIGGTPAVMKYLLKKGFLYGDCLTVTGKTLAENLAEAADLSEEQDVIVPLERPLKSSGHLRVMYGNLAPEGAVAKITGKEGIRFTGRAKVFDGEAAANEGISTGKVVKGDVVVIRNVGPKGGPGMPEMLKPTSAIMGAGLGKEVALITDGRFSGGSHGFVVGHITPEAAVGGPLGLIEDGDVITIDAEQNTLAANVSDAEFESRRKGWKAPAPTATTGYLYKYAALVSSASKGCITDR
- a CDS encoding MFS transporter codes for the protein MDFSLRNNIINLYVVKIAKWFMLVMPIVVLFYNAHGLSMKEVFILQAIYSISIVAWEIPSGYVADVIGRKKSLVIGAVLGFLGYLIYSCTYGFWGFVLAEVTLGIGQSMISGADSALLYDSLIHAKKEREYNRYEGLTTSIGNFAEALGGILGGLLAIYSIRYPYYAQAAVAFIAIPSSILLKEPPLKTQKRKPNWTDIFKIIKETLHSNPKQKWNTLFSSFTGASTLTMAWFAQPYFNEANLPIQWFGIVWTILNLVVGISAIYAFKIEKRFGPVATVTGFTILLSLSYILLALKIWLPGLSILLLFYIARGIATPTLKDYVNRITESDVRATVLSIRNFTIRIIFAVMGPIYGWCIDAYGLKEALFLAGALYSLFNFVTLFYFIKYKTYE
- a CDS encoding AMP-binding protein, which encodes MLRFSINSLKDLFEESTMRYAGNTAYSYTNGETYTYNDIRAKVEVIQAQMSDLGLTSGDKIAILSQNMPNWNIAYFAITTAGMIAVPILPDFSPAEISNILEHSQSRAIFVSDRLRSKIEEEAVSKLSTIYSIDNLSLVKGEKVTSSATVKATPMPDDLAVIIYTSGTTGRSKGVMLSHKNLASEVMMASDLQPVYPEDVFLSILPLSHTYESSLGMLLPFYGGSSVVYMEKPPAASTLVPLLKKVQPTIMLSVPLIIEKIYKGQILPKFTQSKVVKMLYSIAPIRKMLNRVAGKKLMETFGGRIRFFGIGGAKLDPIVEKFLMEAKFPIAIGYGLTETAPLLAGTNPQMATFQSTGPAINGVSIRIDNPNPQTGEGEIVCSGPNIMMGYYKDEEQTKAAFTEDGWFKTGDLGIVDKKGFIYIKGRLKNMILGPSGENIYPEEIESVINEYSFVVESLVVEKKGKLVAMVHFNYEELEKQFHHMKEDAIRSFNEKVEKMKAELQDYVNARVNKFSKISLVIEQKVQFEKTPTHKIKRYLYW
- a CDS encoding helix-turn-helix transcriptional regulator, with translation MDKAKVKLGFNDDIKNIERHISIMAHSIGLKCMLLDALAWEYFFYSDSFVLLTGYKREELPSNTDEAIRMLLASENQEDKIEENRIRFQTIASLIQEKSLKSIVINSSFKLRTKMGMLVNVDCVCHPLYFNVDGLPWVYLCVIKPGRREKVQKTTIYMYDGDKRQIYLPLKEKFVPYDNTVLKEEELTILHFATLGYNEQKMAKMLNQNITYIKYYKKRIFAKLNVENITEAVYVALQSGLLK
- a CDS encoding helix-turn-helix transcriptional regulator; translation: MVGRLSFFYENMEFGEGLDEVTYENHVITFATYAKISESTLYYVDEYCRKIFMASYNPKISDTKFERELDYAFWVDHLNEEGIALLNQINKAVHHFLSADGKNLGWNFNLTFGLFLKLDKHFRQFTIVGIPVDFVGDKLRSMLFIVRPEKEHDLPFLVISYGKNEKNFKYDFKNEKFQELKKVELTPTELQIINYSGQGFSEVEICEKMNISMPDLKNIKYKLFMRLNVKNMPQALFTIHKLGLLGK